In Candidatus Micrarchaeia archaeon, the sequence GGAAGCAGTAGTGTAGCTTTCCCCAAGAGGGGCTATGAGCATGTGCTCGAATTCCCGGCAGGGGCGCCGCCCCCGCTGACCTCTGTGAAATCCTCACCGAAAAGCAGCTGGGCGAATGATTTTGCGTTCGCTATTGTCGCTGAAGTGCAGATGAACTGCGGCTTCCTGGAATGCTTTTTGGCGAGTATGCGCTTGAGGCGCCAGATTATGTTCCCTGCGTGGCCTCCGAAAACTCCGGAATAGGTGTGGAGTTCGTCAACCACTATGAGAGAGAGTTTTGAGAAGAAGGAATCGAATTTAGCGCTGTTGAGCAGGATGAAGTGGAGCATGTCGAAATTCGTTATCATTATTTTCGGCGGGTTCTTGCGCATCTTCTCCCTTTTGGAGTCAGGGGTGTCCCCATCGTATATTTCTGCGGTTATGCCGTAGAGCGCAAGGGGCTCGAAGCGCTTCATCTGGTCGCGCGCGAGCGCCTTTGTGGGGTATATTATGAGCGTGTTCTCGCCCCTGAGGGCGCGCTCTATCGCCTCGTTCATGTAGATTTCGCTTTTTCCGCTCGCTGTTGGCGCAACAACAACTATGCTTTTTCCTTCGCGCGCGAGCGCGATTCCCTCTGCCTGGTGCCTGTACAGCTTGTCTATTCCGCGCGAGGAGAAAACGGCTTTCGCGACTTCGCCCAGGGGGATTTCTGAATATTCCGGAGTCGCGGCTTTCTGGCGGAAAACAATCGGGCTGAACTCGTCGAGCATGAATCAAAAATGCGCGGAAGAGGTTAAAAACCCGGCCTGCAGCGTGGACAGCGGGAGGTCAGCAGGAGTAGATGTACACTTGTTTTCCGTCTTTGTTTGCGTCCAGCCTGCAAAAACCGAAACGCTCGAACTGCACCATGTGGCCTGGCTTTAGGTTCGCGGCGTTTTTCTCCGCGTACCCGTAGATTTTCTCCAGGCTCCGCTCGTTGTACATTCCCTCCACGAGAAGGTCGTGGGGCCTGAGCACTTCCGCCGGAATGTAATCCGAAACCCACTGGATTTTCTTCTCCACCATCCCGTCTGGCGCGGATTCCACCTCGAAATTCTTTTTTGAAATCAGCTTCACGTTGCACAAATCCTTGAGCCTGAACGTTTCGCCCTCTTTGATTTTCTCGAAATCCTCGCGGGGGATGTACACGAAATCCGAAACCTTCATGGGCCTGGTGCCTATATTCTCATTAGGGTGGCCCTTCAGCTCAAGCTCGCGCGGCTGCGCGTTCAGGAGGTGGATTTTTATCGGGTCCGGGACGAAAAAGAGATGGGAGGCGCGCGGCTCCAGGAGCTTGCGGTTTTCCGAAAGCAATCTGTCCCAGCCCGGCTCGCTTTCCACTTTGGAGAGGCCGAAGGAAAGCACGAAATTCCTTATCGCTTCCGGAAGGATTCCCCTTCTCGCGAGCCCTTTCAGCGTCGGTAGTCTAGGATCGTCCCATCCTGCGACTTTTCCCTCTTTCACCAGGGGCGTGATG encodes:
- a CDS encoding DEAD/DEAH box helicase — protein: MLDEFSPIVFRQKAATPEYSEIPLGEVAKAVFSSRGIDKLYRHQAEGIALAREGKSIVVVAPTASGKSEIYMNEAIERALRGENTLIIYPTKALARDQMKRFEPLALYGITAEIYDGDTPDSKREKMRKNPPKIMITNFDMLHFILLNSAKFDSFFSKLSLIVVDELHTYSGVFGGHAGNIIWRLKRILAKKHSRKPQFICTSATIANAKSFAQLLFGEDFTEVSGGGAPAGNSSTCS